A region from the Vicia villosa cultivar HV-30 ecotype Madison, WI linkage group LG3, Vvil1.0, whole genome shotgun sequence genome encodes:
- the LOC131659722 gene encoding uncharacterized protein LOC131659722 — protein sequence MQQGINEDVENDDFNDEIQEDGINNKIQENDIDDGFQEDIVGDKFQEDDIDLDDEFQEDDIDIDDEFQEDEIDGEFQEEDVDEEFLEDDMCDDFQKDDVDDEFQEDKLE from the coding sequence atgcaACAAGGTATCAATGAAGATGTTGAAAATGATGATTTCAATGATGAAATTCAAGAGGACGgcataaataataaaattcaagagaacgACATAGATGATGGATTTCAAGAGGACATTGTAGGTGACAAATTTCAAGAGGATGACATAGATCTAGATGATGAATTTCAAGAGGACGACATAGATATAGATGATGAATTTCAAGAGGACGAAATAGATGGTGAATTTCAAGAGGAAGACGTAGATGAAGAATTTCTGGAAGACGACATGTGTGATGATTTTCAAAAGGACGATGTGGATGATGAATTTCAAGAAGACAAACTTGAATGA